A single genomic interval of Mycolicibacterium holsaticum DSM 44478 = JCM 12374 harbors:
- a CDS encoding acyl-CoA dehydrogenase family protein, protein MRIGYTPEQEELRRELRAYFTKLMTPERAESLASNDGEMGRGNVYRETVAQMGKDGWLTLSWPKEFGGQERPPMDGLIFNDEAALANVPVPFLTINSVAPTIMAFGTDEQKKFYLPKIASGDLHFSIGYSEPGAGTDLAALRTTAVRDGDDYVINGQKMWTSLIAYADYVWLAVRTNPEAKKHRGISMLIVPTTAEGFSWTPVHTMAGVDTSATYYQDVRVPATNLVGEENAGWKLVTNQLNHERVALVSAQPIFLALNGVREWAQNVKDVHGNRLIDSEWVQLNLARVHAKAEVLKLINWELASTEDAAPSPADASAAKVYGTELATEAYRLLMEVLGTAATLRPGSPGALLRGRVERMHRSCLILTFGGGTNEIQRDIIGMVALGLPRVNR, encoded by the coding sequence ATGCGGATCGGCTACACCCCTGAACAGGAGGAGCTACGTCGCGAACTGCGTGCGTACTTCACCAAGCTCATGACGCCCGAGCGCGCTGAGTCGCTGGCGTCCAACGACGGCGAGATGGGCCGCGGCAACGTCTACCGCGAGACCGTTGCCCAGATGGGCAAGGACGGCTGGCTGACGTTGAGCTGGCCCAAGGAGTTCGGCGGTCAGGAGCGCCCGCCGATGGACGGGCTGATCTTCAACGACGAGGCCGCGCTCGCCAACGTCCCGGTCCCGTTTCTGACCATCAACAGCGTCGCGCCGACGATCATGGCGTTCGGCACCGACGAGCAGAAGAAGTTCTATCTGCCCAAGATCGCCTCCGGCGATCTGCATTTCTCGATCGGTTACTCCGAACCGGGTGCGGGCACCGACCTCGCCGCGCTGCGCACCACCGCCGTGCGGGACGGCGACGACTATGTGATCAACGGCCAGAAGATGTGGACCAGCCTGATCGCCTACGCCGATTACGTCTGGCTGGCGGTGCGGACCAACCCGGAGGCCAAGAAGCACCGCGGCATCTCGATGCTGATCGTGCCGACCACCGCCGAGGGCTTCTCCTGGACCCCGGTGCACACCATGGCCGGCGTCGACACCAGCGCCACCTACTACCAGGACGTGCGGGTGCCCGCGACGAACCTGGTGGGCGAGGAGAACGCCGGCTGGAAGCTGGTCACCAACCAGCTCAACCACGAGCGGGTCGCCCTGGTGTCGGCCCAGCCGATCTTCTTGGCGCTCAACGGGGTGCGCGAGTGGGCGCAGAACGTTAAGGACGTGCACGGCAACCGGCTGATCGATTCCGAATGGGTGCAGCTCAACCTCGCCCGCGTGCACGCCAAGGCCGAGGTGCTCAAGCTGATCAACTGGGAGCTGGCCTCCACTGAGGATGCCGCACCGTCCCCCGCTGACGCGTCGGCGGCCAAGGTCTACGGCACGGAACTGGCGACCGAGGCCTACCGGCTGCTGATGGAGGTGCTCGGCACCGCGGCCACCCTGCGGCCGGGTTCGCCCGGTGCGCTGCTGCGTGGCCGGGTCGAACGGATGCACCGCAGCTGCCTGATCCTGACCTTCGGCGGCGGAACCAACGAGATCCAACGCGACATCATCGGGATGGTCGCGTTGGGCCTGCCCAGAGTGAACCGGTAA
- a CDS encoding ferredoxin translates to MRVEVDRDRCEGNAICVGIDPELFELDDEDYAVVKIDPVPADHEERAEQAIAECPRAALKRRD, encoded by the coding sequence ATGCGAGTGGAAGTCGATCGTGACCGGTGTGAGGGTAACGCGATCTGTGTGGGAATCGACCCGGAGCTGTTCGAGCTCGACGACGAAGATTATGCCGTGGTGAAGATCGACCCGGTCCCCGCCGACCACGAGGAGCGCGCCGAGCAGGCCATTGCCGAATGCCCGCGCGCCGCCCTGAAACGCCGAGACTAG
- a CDS encoding 3-oxoacyl-ACP reductase — translation MTTEHSATDLSGRVAVVTGAAAGLGRAEAIGLAKAGATIVVNDIAPALDKSDVVDEIVAAGAKAVAVAGDISARSTADELVETADGLGGLSIVVNNAGITRDRMLFNMSDEDWDAVIAVHLRGHFLLTRNAATYWRSKAKAGGEDGAGKVYGRVINTSSEAGLVGPVGQANYGAAKAGITALTLSMARALERYGVRANAIAPRARTAMTADVFGDAPELADGQVDPLSPAHVVKLVRFLASPASEGVNGQLFIVYGPTVTLVAAPTVEAQFTAQADAWDTTELSTTLHNYFAGRDPGRSFSATELMGQ, via the coding sequence TTGACGACTGAGCATTCCGCAACCGATCTGTCCGGACGCGTCGCGGTGGTGACCGGTGCCGCGGCCGGGCTGGGCCGCGCGGAGGCCATCGGCCTCGCCAAGGCCGGTGCGACGATCGTGGTCAACGACATCGCCCCTGCGCTGGACAAATCCGATGTCGTCGACGAGATCGTCGCCGCCGGCGCCAAGGCCGTGGCGGTGGCCGGCGACATCTCGGCGCGGTCGACGGCCGACGAGCTGGTCGAGACCGCCGACGGGCTCGGCGGGTTGAGCATCGTCGTCAACAACGCCGGCATCACCCGCGACCGGATGCTGTTCAACATGTCCGACGAGGACTGGGACGCGGTGATCGCCGTGCACCTGCGGGGCCACTTTCTGCTGACCCGTAACGCGGCCACCTATTGGCGCAGTAAAGCCAAGGCCGGTGGAGAGGACGGGGCCGGCAAGGTCTACGGCCGGGTCATCAACACCTCCTCGGAGGCGGGGCTGGTGGGCCCGGTCGGTCAGGCCAACTACGGTGCGGCCAAAGCCGGCATCACGGCGCTGACGTTGTCGATGGCCCGGGCGCTGGAACGCTACGGGGTGCGCGCCAACGCGATCGCACCGCGGGCCCGTACGGCGATGACGGCCGACGTATTCGGCGATGCACCCGAACTCGCCGACGGGCAGGTTGATCCGTTGTCGCCCGCGCACGTCGTGAAACTCGTCCGGTTCCTGGCTTCCCCGGCATCGGAAGGGGTCAACGGACAGCTGTTCATCGTCTACGGTCCCACGGTGACGCTGGTGGCAGCGCCGACGGTCGAAGCGCAGTTCACTGCGCAGGCCGACGCATGGGACACGACGGAATTGTCGACCACATTGCATAACTACTTTGCTGGCCGGGATCCGGGCCGGAGTTTCTCGGCCACCGAACTGATGGGTCAATAG
- a CDS encoding MlaE family ABC transporter permease, which produces MIEQLAAPARAVGGFVEMSFDTFAKIFRRPFQFREFLEQTWMIARVSLVPTLLVAIPFTVLVAFTLNILLREIGAADLSGAGTAFGTITQLGPVVTVLVVAGAGATAICADLGARTIREEIDAMRVLGIDPIQRLVVPRVLASTFVALLLNGLVCLIGLSGGYVFSVFLQGVNPGAFINGLTVLTGLGELVMAEIKALLFGVVAGLVGCYRGLTVKGGPKGVGVAVNETVVYAFICLFVINVIMTAVGVRVLER; this is translated from the coding sequence TTGATCGAACAGCTCGCGGCACCGGCTCGGGCCGTGGGCGGGTTCGTCGAAATGTCGTTCGACACTTTCGCCAAGATCTTCCGGCGTCCGTTTCAGTTCCGCGAGTTCCTCGAGCAGACGTGGATGATCGCGCGGGTCTCCCTGGTGCCGACGCTGTTGGTGGCAATCCCGTTCACGGTGCTGGTCGCGTTCACCCTCAACATCCTGCTCCGCGAGATCGGCGCTGCCGACCTGTCCGGCGCGGGCACGGCGTTCGGCACCATCACCCAGCTGGGCCCGGTCGTCACGGTGTTGGTGGTGGCGGGTGCGGGCGCCACCGCGATCTGCGCCGACCTCGGTGCGCGCACCATCCGCGAGGAGATCGACGCGATGCGGGTACTGGGCATCGACCCGATCCAGCGCCTGGTGGTGCCGCGTGTGCTGGCGTCGACGTTCGTCGCGCTGCTGCTCAATGGCCTGGTGTGCCTCATCGGATTGTCCGGCGGGTACGTCTTCTCCGTCTTTCTGCAGGGGGTGAACCCCGGTGCCTTCATCAACGGCCTGACGGTGCTGACCGGGTTGGGTGAGCTCGTCATGGCCGAGATCAAGGCGCTGCTGTTCGGTGTCGTCGCCGGGCTGGTCGGGTGCTATCGCGGCCTGACGGTGAAGGGCGGGCCCAAGGGAGTGGGGGTCGCGGTCAACGAAACCGTCGTCTATGCGTTCATCTGCCTGTTCGTGATCAACGTGATCATGACGGCCGTCGGGGTCCGGGTGCTGGAGCGGTGA
- a CDS encoding MlaE family ABC transporter permease, giving the protein MSYDVTVRFRRFFRGVPRMVDTVGEQALFYGQTIRYVPNAVTRYRKETIRLIAEMTMGTGALVMIGGTVGVAAFLTLASGGVIAVQGYSSLGNIGIEALTGFLSAFLNVRIVAPVIAGIALAATIGAGTTAQLGAMRVAEEIDAVESMAVHSVSYLVSTRLMAGLIAIIPLYSLSVLAAFFAARFTTVFINDQSAGLYDHYFNTFLVPTDLLWSFLQAIVMAIAVMLVHTYYGFNASGGPVGVGIAVGQAVRTSLIVVVTITLFISLAVYGASGNFNLSG; this is encoded by the coding sequence ATGAGCTACGACGTGACGGTTCGCTTCCGCCGGTTCTTCCGCGGCGTGCCCAGGATGGTCGACACGGTCGGCGAGCAAGCGCTGTTCTACGGCCAGACGATCCGGTATGTGCCCAACGCGGTCACCCGCTACCGCAAGGAGACCATCCGGCTGATCGCCGAGATGACGATGGGCACCGGCGCGCTGGTGATGATCGGCGGCACCGTCGGTGTCGCGGCGTTCCTGACCCTGGCCTCCGGCGGCGTCATCGCCGTGCAGGGCTACTCGTCGCTGGGCAACATCGGCATCGAGGCGTTGACCGGCTTCCTCTCGGCGTTCCTCAACGTGCGCATCGTGGCGCCCGTCATCGCGGGCATCGCGCTGGCGGCCACCATCGGCGCGGGCACAACCGCGCAGTTGGGCGCCATGCGGGTGGCCGAAGAGATCGACGCCGTCGAGTCGATGGCCGTGCATTCGGTGTCCTACCTGGTGTCCACCCGGCTGATGGCGGGGCTGATCGCGATCATCCCGCTGTACTCACTGTCGGTGCTGGCGGCGTTCTTCGCGGCGAGGTTCACCACGGTGTTCATCAACGACCAGTCGGCGGGACTCTACGACCACTACTTCAACACCTTCCTGGTGCCGACCGATCTGTTGTGGTCGTTCCTACAAGCCATCGTGATGGCGATCGCGGTGATGCTCGTGCATACGTACTACGGCTTCAACGCATCCGGCGGCCCGGTCGGCGTCGGTATCGCGGTCGGCCAGGCCGTGCGCACCTCGCTGATCGTCGTCGTGACCATCACCCTGTTCATCTCACTCGCCGTCTACGGCGCGTCCGGCAACTTCAACCTCTCGGGTTAG
- a CDS encoding MCE family protein: MADGDAKRSHVRIAAAILAAILLAATAFTYLFYTAAFTPTDTVSVTSPRAGLVMERDAKVKYRGVQIGKVKKIEYTGDQAKLTLSIDSGEMRYIPSNALVRIGSTTVFGAKAVEFLPPDQPVGQLKPGTTVAAKDVQLEVNTLFQTLTDVLQKVDPINLNATLSALGEGLRGNGDDLGATLAGLNTYLEQLNPKLPTLQEDLQKTAVVANIYGDAGPDLARIFDSAPTISQTIVDEQDNLNATLLAATGLANNGTATLEPGADDYIAAMQRLRAPLSVAAEYSPEFGCILEGTALAVDRFAPVIGGIRPGLFVSSNFLPGSPGYTYPESLPIVGATGGPNCRGLPNVPSKQFGGSWYRTPFLVTDNAYVPYQPNTELQFDAPSTLQWLFNGAFAERDDF, encoded by the coding sequence ATGGCAGACGGTGACGCCAAGCGCAGCCATGTGCGGATCGCTGCGGCGATCCTGGCTGCGATCCTGTTGGCCGCCACTGCATTCACCTATCTCTTCTACACCGCCGCGTTCACCCCCACCGACACCGTCAGCGTCACCTCGCCGCGCGCCGGCCTGGTGATGGAACGCGACGCCAAGGTCAAGTACCGGGGCGTGCAGATCGGCAAGGTCAAAAAGATCGAATACACCGGGGACCAGGCCAAGCTGACGCTTTCGATCGACAGCGGCGAGATGCGCTACATCCCGTCCAACGCGCTGGTGCGCATCGGCAGCACAACGGTTTTCGGTGCGAAAGCCGTGGAGTTCCTGCCGCCCGATCAGCCGGTCGGACAGCTCAAGCCCGGAACCACGGTGGCCGCCAAGGACGTCCAACTCGAGGTCAACACGCTGTTTCAGACGCTGACCGACGTGCTGCAGAAGGTCGACCCGATCAACCTGAACGCCACGCTGAGCGCGTTGGGGGAGGGGTTGCGCGGTAACGGCGATGACCTCGGCGCCACCTTGGCCGGCCTGAACACCTATCTGGAGCAACTGAATCCGAAGCTGCCGACGCTGCAGGAAGACCTGCAGAAGACGGCGGTGGTGGCCAATATCTACGGCGACGCCGGCCCCGATCTCGCGCGCATCTTCGACAGCGCACCGACGATAAGCCAGACGATCGTCGACGAACAAGACAACCTCAACGCGACGTTGCTGGCCGCAACGGGGTTGGCCAACAACGGAACCGCGACACTGGAGCCCGGAGCCGACGACTACATCGCGGCGATGCAGCGGCTGCGGGCACCGCTGAGCGTGGCGGCCGAGTACTCACCGGAGTTCGGCTGCATCCTGGAAGGCACGGCCCTGGCGGTGGACCGGTTCGCCCCCGTCATCGGCGGCATCCGGCCCGGCCTGTTCGTCTCGTCGAACTTCCTGCCAGGTTCACCCGGTTACACGTACCCGGAGAGCCTGCCGATCGTGGGCGCGACGGGCGGCCCGAACTGTCGTGGCCTGCCCAACGTGCCGAGCAAGCAGTTCGGCGGATCGTGGTACCGGACGCCGTTCCTGGTCACCGACAACGCCTACGTGCCGTATCAGCCCAACACCGAGTTGCAGTTCGACGCGCCGTCGACGCTGCAGTGGCTGTTCAACGGGGCGTTCGCGGAGAGGGACGACTTCTAA
- a CDS encoding MCE family protein, producing the protein MRGDRTLINVSIFTVVMLLVAGMLVVVFGEFRFAPESGYHATFTDASRLKAGQDVRIAGVPVGTVNDVKLNPDNTVDVAFDVDERYQLYTSTRAVVRYENLVGDRYLEITSGPGELRKLPAGSTIPRQNTQPALDLDALLGGLRPVLKGLDGQKVNEVSNAVIELLQGQGGALSNLLSSTSAFTQSLAARDQLIGDVITNLNTVLGTVDEKGAQFNASVDQLQKLITGLAEGRDPIAGAIGPLASAENDLTDMLQQSRRPVQGVIENARPFAQRFDERKADVNKVIEPLAENYMRLNALGAYGSFFNIFYCATRIKISGPAGSDILIPFGGPPDPSKGRCAPIDE; encoded by the coding sequence ATGCGGGGCGATCGCACGCTGATCAACGTCAGCATCTTCACCGTGGTGATGCTGCTGGTCGCCGGGATGCTCGTGGTGGTGTTCGGCGAGTTCCGGTTCGCCCCGGAGAGCGGCTACCACGCGACGTTCACCGATGCGTCGCGGCTGAAGGCCGGCCAGGATGTGCGTATCGCCGGTGTTCCCGTCGGCACCGTCAACGACGTCAAGCTCAACCCCGACAACACCGTCGACGTCGCATTCGACGTCGACGAGCGCTACCAGCTGTACACCTCGACGCGCGCGGTGGTGCGCTACGAGAACCTCGTCGGTGACCGCTATCTCGAGATCACCTCAGGACCGGGCGAGCTACGCAAACTTCCTGCGGGCTCGACCATTCCGAGGCAGAACACCCAGCCGGCGCTCGATCTGGACGCGCTGCTGGGCGGCCTGCGGCCCGTGCTCAAGGGGCTGGACGGCCAGAAGGTCAACGAGGTGAGCAACGCGGTCATCGAGTTGCTGCAGGGCCAGGGCGGCGCGTTGTCGAACCTGCTGTCCAGCACCAGCGCGTTCACTCAGAGCCTGGCCGCCAGGGACCAGCTCATCGGTGATGTCATCACCAACCTCAACACCGTGCTCGGCACCGTCGACGAGAAGGGCGCGCAGTTCAACGCCAGCGTCGACCAACTGCAGAAGCTGATCACCGGCCTGGCCGAGGGCCGCGACCCGATCGCCGGTGCGATCGGCCCGCTGGCGTCGGCCGAGAACGACCTGACCGACATGCTGCAGCAGTCGCGCAGACCGGTGCAGGGCGTGATCGAGAACGCGCGCCCGTTCGCCCAGCGTTTCGACGAACGCAAGGCCGACGTCAACAAGGTGATCGAACCGCTCGCCGAAAACTACATGCGGCTCAACGCGCTCGGCGCCTACGGCTCGTTCTTCAACATCTTCTACTGCGCCACCCGAATAAAGATCAGCGGTCCCGCGGGCAGCGATATCCTGATCCCCTTCGGTGGGCCGCCGGATCCGTCCAAGGGGAGGTGTGCACCGATCGATGAGTAG
- a CDS encoding virulence factor Mce family protein — protein MSRPDESNPLRTGIFGIFLIACLVLVSFGYTTLPFFPQGKPYEAYFTDAGGISPGNDVNVSGIKVGKVTGVALAGDTAKVTFTVDRDVKVGDQSLVAIKTDTVLGEKSLAVTPQGSGSSTVIPLGRTTTPYTLNTALQDLGQNASELDKPRFEQALQTLTASLHEATPQLRGALDGIANLSRTLNKRDEALDQLLGHAKRVSDTLAERAGQVNQLIVDGNMLFAALDERRQALSNLVAGIDDVSQQLSGFVADNRREFKPALEKLNLVMDNLLERREHISEAIKRLPPYATALGEVVGSGPGFQINLYGLPPAPIAEVLLDVYFQPGKLPDSLSDMLRGYISERLIIRPKSP, from the coding sequence ATGAGTAGACCTGACGAGTCGAATCCCTTGCGGACCGGGATCTTCGGCATCTTCCTCATCGCCTGTCTGGTGTTGGTGTCGTTCGGTTACACCACCCTGCCGTTCTTTCCGCAGGGTAAGCCGTACGAGGCGTACTTCACCGACGCCGGCGGGATCTCGCCGGGCAACGACGTCAACGTGTCGGGCATCAAGGTCGGCAAGGTGACCGGTGTCGCGTTGGCCGGGGACACTGCCAAGGTGACTTTTACCGTCGACCGCGATGTGAAGGTCGGTGACCAATCGCTGGTCGCGATCAAGACCGACACCGTGCTCGGTGAGAAGTCGCTGGCGGTGACACCGCAGGGCAGCGGTAGTTCGACGGTGATCCCGTTGGGCCGCACCACGACTCCCTACACTCTCAACACCGCGCTGCAAGACCTCGGCCAGAACGCCAGCGAGCTCGACAAGCCGCGGTTCGAGCAGGCGCTGCAGACCCTGACCGCCTCGCTGCACGAAGCCACCCCTCAGCTGCGTGGCGCGCTCGACGGTATCGCCAACCTCTCGCGCACCCTCAACAAGCGCGATGAAGCCCTCGACCAACTGCTCGGTCACGCCAAGCGGGTCTCCGACACCCTCGCTGAGCGTGCAGGCCAGGTCAACCAGCTCATCGTCGACGGCAACATGCTGTTCGCCGCGCTCGATGAGCGCCGCCAGGCGTTGAGCAACCTGGTCGCCGGCATCGACGATGTGTCCCAACAGCTTTCAGGCTTCGTCGCCGACAACCGCCGCGAGTTCAAGCCGGCACTGGAGAAGCTCAACCTGGTGATGGACAACCTGCTCGAGCGTCGTGAGCACATCAGCGAGGCCATCAAGCGGCTGCCGCCCTACGCCACCGCGCTGGGAGAGGTGGTCGGTTCCGGACCCGGCTTCCAGATCAACCTGTACGGCCTGCCGCCCGCCCCGATCGCCGAGGTGCTGTTGGACGTCTACTTCCAGCCCGGCAAGCTGCCCGACAGCCTGTCTGACATGCTGCGCGGCTACATTTCCGAACGACTGATCATCAGGCCGAAGTCACCATGA
- a CDS encoding virulence factor Mce family protein, with product MTNANANPNLSRSRWLRMMLAALLVVSLVAGVYLVWPSRTGDKLTAYFTSAVGLYPGDDVRIVGVPVGTIDSIEPRANDVKVSMTLQNGIKVPAEAKALIISPNLVSARFIQLTPAYTEGPELGDGAQIGLDRTAVPVEWDEVKEQLTALSAQLGPQPGSVQGPLTEFVNQAADTFDGNGDSFRQALRELSQTAGRLGDSRTDLFGTIRNLQVLVDALSNSNEQIVQFSNHVASVSQVLADSSADLDNTLGTLNQALGDVRGFLSDSNQALIDQVTKLTDFTSILTERSEDIEQILHITPNGLSNFYNIYNPAQGTVGGLLTLPNFANPVQFICGGTFEAGASTDNYKRTEICRQRMGPVFKRIAMNFPPLLFHPINSITAYKGQIIYDTPETEAKAKTPVPYLQWQPAPGVTPPPVSADMDLSSLFVPPAPGSPAAPTSSSHAGGPAGPAAPAPEASLPAEAGGR from the coding sequence ATGACGAACGCGAACGCGAACCCGAACCTGAGCCGCAGCCGCTGGCTGCGGATGATGCTGGCCGCCCTGCTGGTGGTGTCGCTCGTGGCGGGCGTGTACCTGGTCTGGCCGTCGCGCACGGGTGACAAGCTGACCGCCTACTTCACCTCGGCGGTCGGCCTCTATCCCGGCGACGACGTGCGCATCGTCGGGGTTCCGGTCGGCACCATCGACTCGATCGAACCGCGCGCCAACGACGTGAAGGTCTCGATGACCTTGCAGAACGGGATCAAGGTGCCCGCCGAGGCGAAGGCGCTCATCATCTCGCCGAATCTGGTGTCGGCGAGGTTCATCCAGCTCACCCCCGCATACACCGAGGGTCCCGAACTCGGCGACGGCGCCCAGATCGGCCTGGATCGAACCGCGGTGCCGGTGGAATGGGACGAGGTCAAAGAACAGCTCACTGCGCTCAGCGCGCAGCTGGGTCCGCAGCCGGGTTCGGTGCAGGGACCGCTGACCGAGTTCGTCAACCAGGCCGCCGACACGTTCGACGGTAACGGTGACTCGTTCCGCCAGGCGCTGCGGGAGCTCTCGCAGACGGCGGGCCGGCTCGGTGACTCGCGCACCGATCTGTTCGGCACGATCCGCAACCTGCAGGTGCTCGTCGACGCGCTGTCCAACAGCAACGAGCAGATCGTGCAGTTCTCCAACCACGTGGCGTCGGTGTCGCAGGTGCTGGCCGACAGCTCGGCCGACCTGGACAACACGCTCGGCACGCTCAACCAGGCGCTCGGCGATGTGCGCGGATTCCTCAGCGACTCCAACCAGGCGTTGATCGATCAGGTCACCAAGCTCACCGACTTCACCAGCATCCTGACCGAGCGCAGCGAAGACATCGAGCAGATCCTGCACATCACCCCGAACGGCCTGTCGAACTTCTACAACATCTACAACCCCGCCCAGGGCACCGTCGGCGGCCTGCTCACCCTGCCGAACTTCGCCAACCCGGTGCAGTTCATCTGCGGCGGCACGTTCGAGGCCGGGGCGTCCACGGACAACTACAAGCGGACCGAGATCTGCCGCCAGCGCATGGGCCCGGTGTTCAAGCGCATCGCGATGAACTTCCCGCCGTTGCTGTTCCACCCGATCAACAGCATCACCGCCTACAAGGGCCAGATCATCTACGACACACCGGAAACCGAGGCCAAGGCCAAGACGCCGGTGCCGTATCTGCAGTGGCAGCCCGCACCGGGCGTGACGCCGCCACCGGTGTCGGCCGACATGGACCTCAGCTCGCTGTTCGTGCCGCCCGCGCCGGGAAGCCCGGCAGCGCCGACGTCGTCGTCGCACGCAGGAGGCCCCGCGGGTCCGGCAGCGCCCGCACCCGAAGCGTCACTACCCGCCGAAGCAGGTGGCCGATGA
- a CDS encoding MCE family protein → MIRRALGISSLAVLLAGCQFGGLNSLNMPGTAGHGAGSYKITVELPDVATLPQNSPVMVDDVTVGSVSGIDAVQRSDGTFYAAVQLSLDRNVDLPANSTAQVAQTSLLGSQHIELAEPVDEPGVGRLADGDNIPLDRTGRYPTTEEVLSSLGVVVNKGNLGALQDITEETYNAVAGRHGSFENLVPRLAELTSSLERQTGDIVAAAEGLDRFAGILARSKDNLGRTLDSLPEALTVLNNNRANIVDAFGALRSFATVASHVLQETKDDFAANFKDLYPVIKSLNDNVDFLIKDLEFLPTFPFHYKYLRNAVRGDYLNVYTTFDLTLRRVGESVLTTSWGFDPNMKRMQELITPPEFLTGALANLSGQAADPFKIPPGTATQHEAAP, encoded by the coding sequence ATGATCCGCAGGGCATTGGGAATCTCGTCGCTGGCCGTGCTGTTGGCCGGCTGTCAGTTCGGTGGGCTGAACTCGCTGAACATGCCCGGCACCGCCGGGCACGGTGCGGGCTCCTACAAAATCACCGTCGAGTTGCCGGACGTGGCGACGCTGCCGCAGAACTCCCCGGTGATGGTCGACGACGTCACCGTGGGCAGTGTGTCGGGCATCGACGCCGTGCAGCGATCCGACGGCACGTTCTACGCCGCCGTGCAACTGTCCCTGGACCGCAACGTCGACCTGCCCGCCAACTCCACCGCGCAGGTGGCGCAGACCTCGCTGCTGGGCTCACAGCACATCGAACTCGCCGAACCGGTCGATGAGCCCGGCGTCGGCCGGTTGGCCGACGGCGACAACATCCCGCTCGACCGCACCGGCCGTTATCCGACCACCGAAGAAGTGTTGTCTTCGCTGGGTGTCGTGGTGAACAAGGGCAATCTTGGTGCGCTGCAAGACATCACCGAGGAGACCTACAACGCGGTGGCCGGCAGGCATGGCAGCTTCGAGAACCTGGTTCCGCGACTGGCCGAGCTGACCAGTTCACTGGAACGTCAGACCGGTGACATCGTCGCCGCCGCCGAAGGACTCGACCGGTTCGCGGGCATCCTGGCCCGCAGCAAGGACAACCTCGGCCGCACGCTCGACAGCCTGCCCGAAGCGCTGACCGTCCTGAACAACAACCGCGCCAACATCGTCGACGCGTTCGGCGCCCTGCGCAGCTTTGCCACCGTCGCCTCGCACGTGCTGCAGGAGACCAAGGACGATTTCGCCGCCAACTTCAAGGATCTGTACCCGGTGATCAAGTCGCTCAACGACAACGTCGACTTCCTCATCAAGGATCTCGAGTTCCTGCCGACCTTCCCGTTCCACTACAAGTACCTGCGCAACGCGGTCCGCGGTGACTACCTGAACGTGTACACCACCTTCGACCTCACGCTGCGCCGGGTCGGCGAGTCGGTACTGACCACCTCATGGGGGTTTGACCCGAACATGAAGCGGATGCAAGAGCTCATCACCCCGCCGGAGTTCCTCACCGGGGCGTTGGCGAACCTGTCCGGCCAGGCGGCCGACCCGTTCAAGATCCCGCCGGGCACGGCCACGCAGCACGAGGCGGCACCGTAG